The sequence below is a genomic window from Lolium perenne isolate Kyuss_39 chromosome 4, Kyuss_2.0, whole genome shotgun sequence.
AGTTGGCACGCTGCTGCGCGTGCGCGCTCATGCGGGCGAGCACATACGCCCGCCCTGAGCCTTCGTACCTCTCTCGGCTAGACACGCGCTCCCGCATCTCCCGCAGCTCGCCGGCCAGCCCGACGATCACCGCGTCGCCATTCCCGGACTGCGCCACCAGGCGCTCCCGGTTCTCCAGTATCTTCACTGCCTCCTCGTGCGCGCCCTGCTCCGCCGCCGCCCTCGCGGCCGCGATGTCCTCCGCCGCCTGCACCCTTACgcgctcccactccacctccAGCGACCGCTCCGCTCCACCTGCGTCCTCTGGCCTCGCCACCACCGCCTTCTCCGCCGTCACGCTGACGTTCCCGCCGGTCGCGGCGTCTCTGTAGCTGCACACCACGTTCACCAGAACCGTGTCGCCGTCTGATTCTTTGGCTCTTGGCACGGCGAGGAACACCAGGAAGCGCCTCTCCTCGTCGGCGTACAGCTCCCCGACCTGGACCGTGGCCTCGCGTCCGTCCTCGTGGACGCGGCTCTCGTAGCGGCCGGACCTGACCGAGACGACACGAACCCCCGGTTGCACGGACGTGACGGCGATGCGCGCCTCCTGGACCACCACGGACAGCAGCCCGCCGATGCACTGCGCGAACGCGTCCTGGATCACCGCCTCCTTCTCGATGAACGAGAACGTGCCGCCGGTCGCCTCGGCGATCACGTGCATCGCAGCCGCGTCGTGGTCTTTGCCGAACCCGAACGTGTGGATCGGCGCCGACCACTCGCCGCCGGCACGAAGGAACGAGGGCGGGACGAGCGCCTCGTAGTTGCTGCCGGCCTCGCTGCCCCATCGCCTCACCGTGGTGAACGTGTCTTGGCCGTCAGAGAGGAGCACGACGCTGGAGACGGCGTTCCTGTGGCGGCGCTCGTCGAGCACCCTGGCGGCCGTGCGGAGCCCCGCGGCGATGTTGGTGCCGCCGCCCGCCTTGAGGGAGTCCACGGCGCTCACCGCCAGGGCCTTCCCGGCGTCCGTCATGCGCACGAGCCTGGTCACCCGGCGCGCACCGGAGGAGAAGGACACGACGGAAAGACGGTCGTCGGGGCCGAGGTTGTCGATGACGAATCGCATCGCCTGCTTCAGCAGCGCCAGCTTCTGCCCGTGCATGCTGCCGCTCACGTCAAGCACCGTGACGAGGTCCAGCGGGGCGCGTGGTTGCGCGTCGCCTGCCGATCCGGCGTCGGTCATCCCGGGAGCCTTGAGGTGCACCAGCACGGCGAAGCTGTCGCTGGACGAGTTCCTGGCAACGGCCGAATACTCGGTGTGCGTCTTGACGACCACTGTTCCGTTCgacgctgcgcctgctggagctgGCGGCCGGTTGGCCGTCACCTGCTCGTCGTCATCGAAGACGACGACCGGATCCGCAGTCTGGCTGTGCCGTTGCCAGTACTGCAGGATATATGCGCAAAACACATTAAGATCTATAATAACTGAATCGAGTTTACCCCATGAGTTGGAAAATCAAACGTTAAAAGAGAATTCCAATATTACCTGATCATTGCCCCCCATCACTGCAGGGTGCTGTGGAAATTGATACGAACAAGTTAGCAGGGTGGCAGTAACATGAATTGAATATGAAGGTCTGGAAGCTTGACTAAATAATATTACTTGCTGGATTACAGTAATCGAACTTGTAATCGCAAGTCGATCTGTAGATCGAAGAAATATTTTCAAAAAAAGAATCATGAAGAACTTACGTGTGTTGCTCCATCCACTCCTTGGGTCCAAGCAACCAGAAAGAGTGCTAGTATTATTACACAGAGGTGCACATGATCATGCCGCATCCTGAGATCACCAGCGATTTTGAGATTGAGATCACCAGCGATTTTGAGATTGAGAGAGATGAGCGCCTCGATTCCTAGCTTGGCATCAGGTTAAATACGATAGCAAGACGCGTCCTTTACTGGGGAGGAATTTATTGTACACACGGGGCATATCTTTTGGAGGTGATTACGCGAGCGAACCAATTGGAATTAGCCACGTGGCAGTAAAAATCCGTGGGAAGAAAATTGAAAGTTGCCATCTCACCACGAGTTTCGAAAATTAGACAGACAAGGTTTCGAAAATCAGCAGAATTCCAAACCATGCTAAGCGGTACTGGCAAATTAAAGTTAGCGCACAATGCCCTATTTGTGAGTTCAGAATGAAAGATACAAAGCATATGCTATTCCATTGCTCACGTGCCAAACGTATTTGGAGGAAGTTTGGGTTGGAGAAATTAATTTTACGGCCATGGCTATTGGAGCACTATATTCTAACTTTATCACTGCTCATTCTCCTAAACCGAAGTTGCGAAAAAATGGTTGGACAAAGGCCTGCAGAATTTTGTAAAGCTTAATGTTGTCCTTCGATGCGGATGTTCTCCCTGGCTCTACAGGCGCAGTAATCTAGAATTTGTCTACGGTGTGTTGTTGGCCTTTAAACAAGGTTTAATTTTGGGCTCAAACAGCTTGATGCAACATAGTTATATGATGTTCTGATAGACTCAATGTGGTCCAAGCAATGAGGGAGGCTACTCTAATGGAGATTCAACTGCAATTCTTGATGACTGCTATCACCTGGCTTTCGAATTTTTGAAGGTTAAGTTTGAACATAATTTCCGTGAAGCAAACTTGGTAGCTCATGAATTAGCTAGGCTAGCTCGTGGATCTGATCAACAAGTTTGGTTAGATGAGCCTCCTTTTTTAGAAAGACAGTACAAACGTAgatgctcacatacacgcgcatacactcacccctatgaacgcacacactatCCGTATGAGCATcttcggaagactgagccggcggattggatcttgaaattgacgaagtcaccacagatgTCTCGCTATCGACGGGAACATCGCGTCCCACTAAATGAAaaaattccgcctttatgagacacatagATGACAAAGCtgaggtttgaactctggtggattgtgggtacaaccaccctcctaactacCCAACATTAGGTTGCTTCTCCCCCAGTTTCTATTGCAACTTCTATTTTGATTGAATAAAGATGTATGTCTATGTCAAAAAAATCCCCTATCTTTTTAATAACCAATGAAATTCATTAACTTAACCTACGAGTACAGCTCAAAATTAATTAATTTCCTTCATTCTTCCATAACTCATGGCACTTAATTGTTTTTTTTCTATGAAGATATTCCATATACTAACAAACGGTAATTGATTTTGTTGATAATATGGTATGCTATATATGGATGTACTTTACATATCTCGGCATGATTATATTCCTTGATTAAACAATATGCCTCGGTCTCAGGTATATATCCAGCGTGGACGCCTGGTGCTGTGGTGCAATCCAAAGGGTTTGGGTAAATTAGATGGACCATCGCTAGTCTTTTCATTGGGCACACCGGGAGCTCAGGTgacttgtaatatcccaggtattggggttacagaaatagaggaaacagatgtgtgcattgcattcatgcatagaaaatctggggaattttcgcgctttaaagtaaaacagtcacagtaactgaagtttcacttgaccttggtggaattgaagtagctcatcaagtcaagcgctataaacctcaatgtgactttgttaaaacattgttttgggtagagatgacttgatctaaggggttagatcaaatggaactaataatcaacacaacgacactttaatcaatgatcaattgcttgatctcaaaacagaTCATAGTATGGTAaaccttgtcataacatatgaacatcaattcaatggcaaatcaagtaacaataaaatggagaaaccattcttgacttatcttttccatgtcttgaaCTAATCCATAATCCTACCATGAATCCCATGGTACTCATTTTTACTccattcttggaaacaagacatggagatccaactaaggaatataattcttctctattccaaatttttaagaatcaaacctagagaggtgagagttctattataattattagagaagcaataacaaaccttgagctaaaccttggatacacCTCCAAGTATTCGAATCATAATCTtaaagaggaaccctagagtagtaTTCAAGTCCTTTCCAAATAAGAGGGACCATTCATatcaatcttagctttacctatttaagaataagtgacaaccattgaacttAAGTATTAGatttgtaaaccatttcatcttggaggagttagataaccaaatacccaattggataagataatatccatgagtagatgaaatagggaggagactaatccaactaagataGCCAGGTGGAATATTAGACTTGATATCTATTGAGATATGgagaatacaccataaaccctagaataaaccatgcctttgtaagagagctcaagctaaggtattgcactcaagaaagttaagccaacaattgaatgtgagggagagaactatccatataaacccagatgattatatcatcattgctaaagtagaaccctaacagaatatctcaggcattctcctgggatataagctattgagacaaccatagccatgtccacccaagaaactataagagagatattataacctaattgatcaagacaatgtttgatcatggaagtgagaacctaatttaatgagagatccttaggaagccaaaccttgatcattataaagtgtgcaatgatcataaaccctaagaatttgaagtaaagatattaagaacaagatgatcatatataatatatgaccatgctttggagatatgtgaggataagttaaaccctgatAGGATAAAcaaatatcattcaccacatgaaatcatagggatgtaagtaagaaaccctaagcttatactccaaccttaacttgtgaatcacatgGTGATCATCAGTAGAACCCTATCACATCTCTATTCCAAttattcctcaattaaaggacctaagaaaaccttagagtaacactccatactttataagGAGCAGAAATCAttaatccatataaccaaagttaactataaaaagaacaatattcactttagttactttaacaatagattaaggatataatagaaatctattggtataaggtaaaactaattctcaaatccttaataACTAAAGGTGAACATCAACTAATAAGCTAGTAATCACCTTATCATGATTAGGGGAAATTAAATCCTAGCATATGCATTATGGTGTCATATCATATCCACAACCTAGCATTATATCTtaaccctagtttgtgtatcacttgggtgatcacaactaaaagcTAGGCTAGAATTGAGATTCAACCCATTTGTCATTAGGTAATTAGCATTTGGACCCTAATGGCTCATTAATCAAAGCTTATgctcaattataaaacataaaaGTCACCTAATGCCAAGTCTCATAAACTAAAACCAAACCTTGAGGGAGACAATATCTACCTTAGATACTTTCAAATATAATAATAGTGTTAAACTCAGAAGGGGGTTAAAATAGAAACTATTAAACCTTAATAAGTTGGTGATCACATAAAATCAAATGTAAGTCATCCACTTCTCAAATGGGAACCAAGTCTTAATAATaacctctgaaatactttgagttgcaATTATCAACTCTTATAAATCCTGACAGAATTAATTCACAAgacaaagaaattaaaaataaGAATTGAAACCCATGCCTATTTGCTAGTATGAACAACCCACAACTATGCATTATAACCCAATACAaaatatttgtttcaaataaagaaTGAAGTAATAGTCCTTGCACTACATCTCAATTCAATTAACATAACAAGAACCCTGCAATTCAAATTTGAGTTTAAATCAGATTCAAATAGAAAAtataaaatagaaaatagaaaatagaaaagaggGGAAAAACTTTACCTGGACTTACCTGGCCGTGTAGCCCACCAAGCAGCCTAACAATTGGCCCAACAGCACCAGCCCAACTTAGCCCAGATACCCCTTCGTCGAAATATCTCCGAACCAGGTCGTACTCATCCCTTTCCTCTCGCATGCCGgccagcacgaagccgtgcttcGATTCTCCTTGCCGCTGGCGAGCTCTCCTCGttcggcgtcgtgacgaggcatGTCTTGGCGCCCTATAAAAGCTTGCTGTCGAACCCTGGCTCGTTTTCTTCCTCCTTCCTCCAATTTTTCCCCAATACCGAAACCCTGGcccgccggtcatcattaccgcCGGCGATTGAAGCCTTCCCTAGCCATGCCAAGCACACCGCCGTGACCACCGTCCTCGACAAGCTACGCCCACGGGAGGAATTGGCCCGGGGTGATCTCAGCTAGGCGAATTCTGTCGATTTCCTCTGAGGCAGTTCGCCGGAATTCGCGACGGTAATGCTCATCTCCAGCCATCATCATCCTCGACGATCACACCAACGTCATCAGGGTGAGCTTGTGCCTCGATTGAGCCCTTATTCATTGTCTAGCATGCATCCTAGCTCCAATTTGATACTTCACCGTAATTCGCCGCCGCGGAGACACTCGCCGGAGTAATCTCCGGTGACCATTAGCCAGCGGCGCTGCCACCATAAGGTTCACCACGTCGCGGCGAATCGATTGAGCCCAATAGCGCGCCCGCGGGAGCACCACCGCGCCGTCGCCGTCGACGGCAGCTCGCCGCGATGAGCTCCCGAGCCACTTCTTCGATTTGGACTTGGTCCACGCCCGCGTGGCAACTGACGTGGAACCTGGCCCCATTAGTCAGTCACTATAGCTAGGAACTGTCCGGGTAGCTTTAGTTAATTTCAGTTTTATTTCAAATTAtataaattgctgaaactttacaagaatttagaaaattcatataaactcagaaaaatgaaaataagatatcaaaattcttataaaagaaaaccctatccaataaaaatacaatatgaaatttttattttaaataaaaaatcTAATTATTTAAATACCTATTAAATTAAGTCTTTTCTTATACtcaaaatgcaattaaaattcagaaattaagaaaagtgtccaaattaaataaaaaccagtaaataaataaagaaaacattaaaactaattttctttatttatcaatttgttaaatccttattagaaggatttaaaccctaattaataattaccttaattattaattcattaaaaataataaaatgccaaatccaatcttTTGTTTATTTTAaagtgattaataacttcaaccttatcaTGAAGTTATTACCTTGAGAACTATTTGGTGGATTAGAAAAAACCTAGTTCCATTATACATAAAATAGTagttcataattttatgtggaatcATAAAACCCTTATACCATttagaaccctagctccattacttCATCTGAAACCTAAATGGTTTCCAAACTTAAATCCCaagttaacatgtgatcatgttacctcAATAGTAGTCATAGAACCATCATTAGCAATTTAATGcttgccatgccacataaaatgtGGGAGCCCTATTATAAataatttagtattccatgtatgcatacctaTTCAACcttgttgatcaagtaggatcaaccaagtgtaaaaccctagttcctatttccaagaccaccatccttaactatccataattagcatcacaccaatgtgatgaacctcaggggcaactatgccaaatcttgagaattacctaaccatattccactaaaccctactagtgttggatacttgtcAACcaccctatttaggagccaattattccttatttaatagaaccaacagtaaaacctagaccgcctcaaccctaattgatatacttcttattagttaagaagtatgttcttcaaaagttactctTTTGAGGAAAATATAGAATAGTCATCAACCCTGCCTAATAGAAtccataaaccctagccagctatcaccagcaagatatACCAATCTTGTTAGCAACCATGTATAAGCAATTACTTAAGATGTGCTTCACTAAAACCATATGATCCCTagctgttgatgaatccaacattgttggaatccatctaatatttactccagaaactagttgaaaccataatcaaccatagaaccccaccaacctaattatcatacttgttctttattaaagaacatgttcttcaaaaagaTATTCTTTTGaactatataataagtaatcatcaaccatgcactataggacttaaaattgacaactgctctttacttattatacaactattaTTCCCAGGTGTGTATAAttattactatgcattttaccacttgcttatgattctaaaacaacacaaacctgaataagaaccttgtttgtgaatcactctaaaaagtgcaacacaccctgaatcaacCATTATAACTCACTGatcttaaatcatcggggttaggtcacgcttagagcgattgcatctcatacttatgcattattgcatccttgccaatcttttaaacatcgtccttatcggacaatgatgctatttcagaatttggagttactacgtatcgaagaccttgcctgcataatcttgcagtcaagaaaggcaagttcatcacttgctcatgtcatttgagtatttttatcaaattacttgcaaagtattatggttatcactattgcacaaaaatcaaaaccactactttcataactatgaatatgactatgtggtgggcaatggaaccatggattgtgttgatatggtggaggttccattgcacgggcttatatccatctaggattaaacaacaaatgtcgccagtgattcttgtgccgtaatatccgtgttaaccataagatccggagtgggacggagtagtcaaaagtgtttccacctctcgttcatcaacggatgcgctttaccgtagacacttgtatctgtcagggcaagcggtaggctggggaagccttaagtccccacggcatagtccgtagacccttgtcgctcgaagtgcaagcggtgggctggggaagcctaaagtccccacggtattgcggtctatgatgggttgcagctaccggcgaaggagtttggttaacgagtcccaaactgttgtcgtggtcggggtccatccttaagtggtataagaggaccgacgaggacccagggtcggggtatgcaacaaagggtgggtgttcgaggtagcggaggaacatgattggctagacctgataccgggcctcacaccaaaggaagtgtggacgagcacgcggctcggttggcaccaaggttaagatctcttatgggtaaagcaacacacctctgcagagtgtaaagaaccgtgacctgtcactccctgttccgggatatggaactgcgaacgcggccggaaaggagctccatgaagttctagtaaaccggtgaaggctgacggacatagttcttctgaataaaagcaatctcttgaagaaatgtttatcaaaatttgcattggtattagacttcctggtttaatatcgtagctagtgcataaaacacctcttccctataatgaacttgttgagtacgctcgtactcatcccactcttaaatcccctgcttagatatggaggcatcgaaggaggatctacagtgcaactcgaaggccaaggagccaacaactacttcacgagacaggaccctgtcagcggagtcagatacgtcatccaacaaggagaaaacctagattagcagtagaaaggaactagcttcctcaacctagctcctatttagctagaatctattcttagcctctatagctagtcaaatactctacaaatagagttcgtgatagaattagactacgagtcgttcttctggagtttatttgcagatttacctcattgtaaagtaggaggctgtgctgatcttatgtaacagagtcattgttgtaattctatagacatgccttggacccgcatatgtttctgttgtaccactctgagcgatataatactagtggaacggtgtttcattggtgttatatcagacttgcatactacaccatgcagtggtatgccgggtcaccacagttggtatcagagcaaatgctttgaccttaggattaaaaccctttagaggagacctataggattggtagtgtctataggaagttgtcctaggtaaaccaaatatttTGTATGACttaagatgggtattcacttgagaataatcctgacacacttgagtcaacctttcctacctatctttcgtaagtaaagatagttagctaatccaaaacatgtagcacatcaataagtcctGAAAATAAtatatgagtagatcacagttggtatacaatacatggtagtccaaagagaggatacaaccataaggaagctatcctattggaagatgtgtaccaacacatgttatagttaagtaatgagaaagtaaaatttatctaaacttgtgaaacaattgatagtaagtgatgcaaacaagtgatatgaggtagtttagaccatgatgagtcaatcatgggaggtaaggaagagtgataggaataaaatatgtctatagggtagagttgttaatcatatatgattcacctgagaatcattatgtgatggaatagaacatcatagaCATTTGGTAGGAATACAATAACATGCCAAGTGCTAAATAATAGTACAAGAgctgtgttccaaaaatatgggaagggtgccaagcacatcatgaccatagtcttgtGAGAGAAACACAtggaagtataggaactatatttccatagttatgtgtttagtgtagcaatgttagaacctagacatatcaggtgaaatagtcctcaacaaaatggaagttaagtagtaattccagagaaaattaggttaaccttgactatcccaaaccactttgt
It includes:
- the LOC127292274 gene encoding probable E3 ubiquitin-protein ligase WAVH2; translated protein: MRHDHVHLCVIILALFLVAWTQGVDGATHHPAVMGGNDQYWQRHSQTADPVVVFDDDEQVTANRPPAPAGAASNGTVVVKTHTEYSAVARNSSSDSFAVLVHLKAPGMTDAGSAGDAQPRAPLDLVTVLDVSGSMHGQKLALLKQAMRFVIDNLGPDDRLSVVSFSSGARRVTRLVRMTDAGKALAVSAVDSLKAGGGTNIAAGLRTAARVLDERRHRNAVSSVVLLSDGQDTFTTVRRWGSEAGSNYEALVPPSFLRAGGEWSAPIHTFGFGKDHDAAAMHVIAEATGGTFSFIEKEAVIQDAFAQCIGGLLSVVVQEARIAVTSVQPGVRVVSVRSGRYESRVHEDGREATVQVGELYADEERRFLVFLAVPRAKESDGDTVLVNVVCSYRDAATGGNVSVTAEKAVVARPEDAGGAERSLEVEWERVRVQAAEDIAAARAAAEQGAHEEAVKILENRERLVAQSGNGDAVIVGLAGELREMRERVSSRERYEGSGRAYVLARMSAHAQQRANLRQQQESFEASGEAAPDEATLSYATPAMRAMLRRSRGASVEQNLRESGEEVAQSYYGVPL